CCGCGGCGACCAGGCGTCGTTCGAGTTCGACCGCGACCGTGGACTTCCCGGACGCCGACAGACCGGTGAGCCACACCGTCGAGCCGCGGGTCGCCCGCTCGTCGCGGGACACCGCGGCCGAGTGCCACACCACCTTCGATTCCTTGAGGGTGGGCCCGGTGATCATGCCGGCGGCGACGGTGTTGCCGGTCGTGTCGTCGACCAGGATGAAGCTGCCGGTCACCCGGTTGCGGCGGTACGGGTCGAACAGCAGCGGCTGCTGGGTTCGCAGCTGGACGCGTCCGATCTCGTTGAGCGTCAACGACTGCGCGGTCTCGTCGCGGTGCAGGGTGTTGACGTCGAGTCGATAGTCGAGCCGGACCACCTGCGCCTTGGTGGACCGCGTGGTGTGCAGGACGGTGTACCGCGCGTCGGGGCTCAGCGACGACTGCTCGGTGAACCAGCAGATCATCGCGTCGATCTCCTGACCGACGAGTGGTCGGTTGTTCGGTCGACAGAGGGTGTCGCCCCGGCTGACGTCGAGGTCGTCGGCGAGTTGCACGCACACGGCCGACGGCGCGAACGCCTCCTTCACCTCCTCGCCGCCCGGCCCCCAGATCGCCGAGATCGTCGATGTGAATCCCGACGGCAGCGCCACCACCTCGTCACCAGGCTTGAAGACGCCGCTGGCGACGGTGCCCGCATAGCCGCGGAAGTCGTGCAGATCGGCGTCGGTCTGCCGCTGCGGCCGGATCACGTACTGGACGGGCAGCCGCGCGTCGATGAGGTTGCGGTCGGACGCGATGTGCACGTCCTCGAGGTGGTGCAGCAGCGACGAGCCCTCGTACCACGGCATGTTCTCGGTGCGGGTGACGATGTTGTCGCCCTTGAGCGCCGACACCGGGATGAACGTGAGGTCGTGGACGTCAAGTTTGGTCGCGAACTGCCCGAACTCGTCCTTGATCTCCTCGAAGCGTTCCTGCGACCAGTCGACGAGATCCATCTTGTTGACGCAGAGCACCAGGTGCGGGATCCCCAGCAGCGTCGACAGGAACGCGTGCCGACGCGTCTGCTCGAGCACGCCCTTGCGGGCGTCGACGAGGATCAGCGCCAGGTCGGCGGTCGAGGCGCCGGTGACCATGTTGCGCGTGTACTGCTCGTGGCCGGGGGTGTCGGCGATGATGAACTTGCGCTGCGGCGTGGCGAAGTACCGGTGCGCGACGTCGATCGTGATGCCCTGCTCCCGCTCGGCCCGGAGCCCGTCGGTGAGCAGCGCCAGGTCGGTGTACTCGGTGCCGCGCTCGCGGCTGCTGCGTTCGACCGCCTCGAGCTGGTCCTCGAAGATCGACTTCGAGTCGTACAGCAGACGTCCGATGAGCGTCGACTTGCCGTCGTCCACGCTGCCCGCCGTCGCGACACGGAGGAGTTGCTGGGTGTGCACCATCAGAAGTACCCCTCCTTCTTGCGATCCTCCATGCCGGCCTCGGAGATCCGGTCGTCCGCGCGGGTGGCGCCGCGCTCGGTGATGCGGCTGGCCGCGACCTCGGTCACGACCTCGGCGGCGGTGGCCGCCGACGACTCGACGCAGCCGGTGCACGTCGCGTCGCCGACGGTGCGGAACCGCACGAGTTCCGCGCGCGCCTCCTCCCCCGGCAACAGGGCCAGGAACCGCGTGTGCGCCAGCAGCATTCCGTCGCGCTCGACGACCGGACGCCGGTGCGCGTAGTAGATCGACGGCAGCTCGATCTCCTCCTCGAGGATGTACTGCCAGATGTCGAGCTCGGTCCAGTTCGACAGCGGGAAGACCCGGATGTGCTCGCCCCGGCGATGCCGCCCGTTGTAGAGATTCCACAGTTCGGGTCGTTGCGCCTTGGGATCCCACTGGCCGAACTCGTCGCGGAAGCTGAAGACGCGCTCCTTGGCGCGGGCCTTCTCCTCGTCGCGGCGCGCACCGCCGAAGACGGCGTCGAACTTGTTCTCCCGGATGCCGCGCAGCAGCGAATGCGTCTGCAGGCGGTTGCGGCTGGCACGCGGCCCGGTCTCGTCGACGACCCGTCCGGCCGCGATGTCGTCCTCGACGCTCGCCACCACGAGCCGCAGGCCGAGCCCTTCGACGGTCCGGTCGCGGAACTCGATCACCTCGTCGAAGTTGTGACCGGTGTCGACGTGCATCACCGGGAACGGCAGCGCCGCCGGCCAGAACGCCTTGGCGGCGACGTGGAGCATCACCACGGAGTCCTTGCCGCCGGAGAACAGCAGGACCGGACGCTCGAACGTCGCGGCTACCTCTCGG
This genomic stretch from Prescottella soli harbors:
- the cysD gene encoding sulfate adenylyltransferase subunit CysD; the encoded protein is MTPLASPSTYELSHLQALEAEAVHIFREVAATFERPVLLFSGGKDSVVMLHVAAKAFWPAALPFPVMHVDTGHNFDEVIEFRDRTVEGLGLRLVVASVEDDIAAGRVVDETGPRASRNRLQTHSLLRGIRENKFDAVFGGARRDEEKARAKERVFSFRDEFGQWDPKAQRPELWNLYNGRHRRGEHIRVFPLSNWTELDIWQYILEEEIELPSIYYAHRRPVVERDGMLLAHTRFLALLPGEEARAELVRFRTVGDATCTGCVESSAATAAEVVTEVAASRITERGATRADDRISEAGMEDRKKEGYF
- the cysC gene encoding adenylyl-sulfate kinase encodes the protein MVHTQQLLRVATAGSVDDGKSTLIGRLLYDSKSIFEDQLEAVERSSRERGTEYTDLALLTDGLRAEREQGITIDVAHRYFATPQRKFIIADTPGHEQYTRNMVTGASTADLALILVDARKGVLEQTRRHAFLSTLLGIPHLVLCVNKMDLVDWSQERFEEIKDEFGQFATKLDVHDLTFIPVSALKGDNIVTRTENMPWYEGSSLLHHLEDVHIASDRNLIDARLPVQYVIRPQRQTDADLHDFRGYAGTVASGVFKPGDEVVALPSGFTSTISAIWGPGGEEVKEAFAPSAVCVQLADDLDVSRGDTLCRPNNRPLVGQEIDAMICWFTEQSSLSPDARYTVLHTTRSTKAQVVRLDYRLDVNTLHRDETAQSLTLNEIGRVQLRTQQPLLFDPYRRNRVTGSFILVDDTTGNTVAAGMITGPTLKESKVVWHSAAVSRDERATRGSTVWLTGLSASGKSTVAVELERRLVAAGVPAYRLDGDNLRHGLNADLGFSAEDRAENVRRVGSVAQLLADAGMVAVASLISPYRDDRDRVRRLHEEAGLPFVEVFVDTPIEQCEARDPKGMYAKARAGEITGFTGVDDPYEAPENAELVLRPEDGDPVAQAARIMEYLNL